One part of the Rhizobium rhizogenes genome encodes these proteins:
- a CDS encoding metallophosphoesterase translates to MLTRALPSVAVIADAHFHDTAADFGFPGMEIDGERITMRSWSDTRESTRVFNESADALHAALDEVRQRGIRHVVLLGDYTDDGQRATTETLKGILEQHRDAHGTAFYALPGNHDIFGPRGRHHTKEFLTENGRCLSVSSDARRAGERVVVSDRMYCEGYPVGLGPMADFGYFRQPDYLHWETPFGTSDASEDRLYEVRSPDGRNVYQLMDASYLVEPEPGLWLMMIDANIFEPLDGTFEAGEEAAFTDSTSGGWNALLRCKPFIIDWIADVRHRAEALGKTLLGFSHYPALDPFDGASGAEGALFGETNVVRRTPRKAVEDALRQAGLAVHFSGHLHVEGVTRRGDEENSLTNIAVPSLVAFPPAFKVIHPSRQEIAVETVEMGALPVNSRICRGYAQETALAGEGEDRAFTAASYVGFLLAHKRALIRHRYFIKEWPTEVVAAIADKTVREVIGLLGQEGSPSFDDIAARSELPMFELIADWYCLRQGAGLALPHIQPQRLSLYRVLAARFGREADHHDGSVESFIEIFFGALGLFLGRAEGGSGDFTLRLASRQERVAV, encoded by the coding sequence ATGCTGACACGTGCGCTTCCTTCCGTCGCCGTCATTGCCGATGCGCATTTCCACGACACCGCCGCTGATTTCGGGTTTCCGGGCATGGAGATCGATGGTGAGCGCATCACCATGCGCAGCTGGTCGGACACACGCGAATCCACCCGGGTTTTCAACGAGAGCGCCGATGCATTGCATGCCGCGCTCGATGAGGTGCGGCAGCGCGGCATTCGCCATGTGGTGCTGCTTGGCGATTATACCGATGACGGCCAGCGGGCGACCACCGAAACGCTGAAGGGCATTCTGGAGCAGCATCGCGATGCCCATGGCACCGCCTTTTATGCATTGCCCGGAAACCACGATATTTTCGGCCCGCGCGGCCGGCACCATACCAAGGAATTCCTGACGGAAAATGGCCGATGCCTTTCCGTTTCGAGCGATGCACGGCGGGCCGGGGAGCGGGTTGTCGTCAGCGACCGGATGTATTGCGAGGGTTACCCTGTGGGGCTTGGCCCCATGGCAGACTTCGGTTACTTCCGCCAACCGGATTATCTGCATTGGGAAACGCCTTTCGGGACATCCGATGCGTCGGAAGACCGTCTCTACGAGGTGCGCTCGCCCGATGGGCGCAATGTCTACCAGCTGATGGATGCCTCCTATCTCGTCGAGCCGGAGCCGGGGCTCTGGCTCATGATGATCGACGCCAATATTTTCGAGCCGCTCGATGGCACGTTCGAGGCGGGCGAGGAAGCGGCCTTCACTGACAGCACTTCCGGCGGCTGGAACGCGCTTTTGCGCTGCAAGCCCTTCATCATCGACTGGATTGCCGATGTGCGTCATAGGGCCGAGGCGCTCGGCAAGACATTGCTCGGTTTCTCCCATTATCCGGCGCTTGATCCCTTCGATGGTGCAAGTGGCGCCGAAGGCGCGTTGTTCGGCGAAACCAATGTCGTGCGCCGTACGCCGCGCAAGGCGGTGGAGGATGCGTTGCGTCAGGCCGGACTTGCCGTTCATTTCAGCGGGCACCTGCATGTGGAAGGCGTGACGAGACGTGGCGATGAGGAGAATTCGCTCACCAATATCGCCGTACCATCGCTGGTCGCCTTTCCACCTGCCTTCAAGGTCATCCACCCTTCGCGGCAGGAGATCGCCGTCGAAACGGTGGAAATGGGCGCTCTTCCGGTCAACAGCCGCATTTGCCGGGGCTACGCGCAGGAAACTGCGCTGGCAGGCGAGGGTGAGGACAGGGCGTTTACGGCGGCCAGCTATGTTGGTTTTCTGCTGGCCCACAAGCGGGCGCTGATCAGGCATCGCTATTTCATCAAGGAATGGCCGACGGAGGTGGTTGCGGCCATTGCGGATAAAACCGTGCGCGAGGTTATTGGCCTGCTCGGGCAAGAGGGGAGCCCCTCGTTTGATGATATCGCAGCACGTTCCGAACTGCCGATGTTCGAGCTGATTGCCGACTGGTATTGCCTGCGTCAGGGCGCGGGTCTGGCACTGCCGCACATCCAGCCGCAGAGACTTTCCCTCTATCGGGTGCTGGCGGCGCGTTTCGGTCGTGAGGCCGATCATCATGATGGGTCCGTCGAAAGCTTTATCGAAATCTTCTTCGGTGCGCTCGGCCTGTTTCTGGGTCGTGCTGAAGGCGGCTCAGGCGATTTCACGCTTCGCCTTGCGTCACGGCAAGAGCGTGTAGCGGTGTGA
- a CDS encoding dual specificity protein phosphatase, with amino-acid sequence MDGPVYARPAISLIAEGLGPHNAALYIGGSDGASDLGLLRQHGITTVVNCAVNLDINLVQAAAEEGDRRPVGYGDIRYYKLGLIDGEGSPDTMMLGAYYILDGALRQTMPKRETYPFADGGNVLVNCRSGRSRSVSLVALFLHKQQPHLYPTLDDALAVIRTRRELRPDEWFETPKPMLYAAARRASDWIDMVDGRKTAPSC; translated from the coding sequence ATGGATGGACCCGTTTATGCCCGGCCTGCAATCAGCCTGATTGCGGAAGGGCTCGGCCCGCATAATGCTGCGCTTTATATCGGCGGCAGCGATGGTGCGAGTGATCTCGGGCTCCTGCGCCAGCACGGCATTACCACTGTCGTCAATTGCGCCGTCAATCTCGACATCAATCTCGTGCAGGCGGCGGCGGAAGAGGGCGACAGACGCCCTGTGGGTTATGGCGATATCCGCTATTACAAGCTTGGCCTGATCGACGGGGAGGGCAGCCCCGACACCATGATGCTGGGGGCCTATTACATTCTTGACGGCGCGCTGCGTCAGACCATGCCGAAACGCGAAACCTATCCTTTCGCCGATGGTGGCAATGTGCTCGTCAACTGCCGCAGCGGTCGCAGCCGCTCCGTCTCGCTGGTGGCGCTTTTCCTGCACAAGCAGCAGCCGCACCTTTACCCCACCCTTGACGACGCGCTGGCCGTGATCCGCACCAGACGGGAATTGCGGCCTGATGAATGGTTCGAGACGCCGAAACCCATGCTCTATGCCGCCGCCCGCCGTGCTTCCGACTGGATCGACATGGTTGACGGCAGAAAGACCGCCCCATCATGCTGA
- a CDS encoding inositol monophosphatase family protein, translating into MDSMSYPDTLAARAELCRSVILSAGELVLKGFQGEATRSFSMKGPQDFLTVTDAASEAHIRGAIAAGFPDDSFFGEEGGGEIGDRVWVVDPIDGTANFARGIPHFCISIAYVENGQTEIGAIYNPALDELYFARRGEGATRNGLPIRVSETQRFDAASIEMGWSTRVANATYLDVVRNLLDMGTNVRRAGSGAMALAYVADGRSDAYLELHMNSWDCLAGLLLVSEAGGDVCPFLEIGSMREGGPVLAAAGGVARGVSEASKIPLAERQPSDRQRAASA; encoded by the coding sequence ATGGACTCGATGTCTTATCCGGATACATTGGCGGCTCGCGCCGAACTCTGCCGCAGCGTTATTCTTTCCGCCGGGGAACTGGTGCTGAAAGGTTTTCAGGGCGAAGCGACGCGCAGCTTCTCGATGAAGGGGCCGCAGGATTTCCTGACGGTGACGGATGCTGCCTCCGAGGCGCATATTCGCGGCGCGATCGCAGCCGGTTTTCCCGATGACAGTTTTTTCGGAGAAGAAGGCGGCGGAGAGATCGGCGACCGCGTCTGGGTGGTTGATCCCATCGACGGCACCGCGAATTTCGCCCGCGGCATTCCGCATTTCTGCATCTCCATCGCTTATGTCGAAAACGGACAAACCGAGATCGGCGCGATCTATAACCCCGCGCTCGATGAACTTTATTTTGCCCGTCGCGGCGAGGGCGCAACGCGCAACGGGCTGCCGATCCGGGTATCGGAGACGCAGCGCTTCGATGCGGCGTCGATCGAAATGGGCTGGTCGACCCGCGTGGCAAATGCCACCTATCTCGATGTCGTCAGGAACCTGCTCGACATGGGCACGAATGTCCGCCGTGCCGGCTCCGGCGCCATGGCGCTCGCCTATGTGGCGGATGGCCGTTCCGATGCCTATCTCGAATTGCATATGAATTCATGGGATTGTCTTGCGGGGCTGCTACTCGTCAGCGAAGCTGGCGGCGATGTCTGCCCTTTCCTGGAAATTGGCAGTATGAGGGAGGGCGGACCGGTGCTGGCCGCAGCCGGCGGTGTTGCCAGGGGTGTCAGCGAGGCGTCGAAGATACCTTTGGCCGAGCGGCAGCCGTCGGATCGGCAGCGGGCGGCGTCGGCCTGA
- a CDS encoding bifunctional diguanylate cyclase/phosphodiesterase: protein MKILTAKQKLQHFMSVRSDNPDLLKAQYRAFTRQMPMMYFILLSSTWALAITHMRLAPFWLTIGVPALFTLGCMLRVAFWWRTRGIDPQPKVAHAALQRTNRLAVGIAMVFTLWSFLLVPYGDAYTQSHVAFYMAITVISCIFCLMYVRSAAFIVTVIVNGAFIIFFLASRQPTFIAIAINVLLVCAGMMSILLTNYRNFERMVVSQQRTEALSNENLLLANMDSLTELPNRRAFFTHLETELEKARATGTRLALGVIDLDGFKPVNDLYGHSVGDRLLVNVSKRLTATLKASRAFRLGGDEFAIVAPVILDDAQLVANANAISEQLRAPYHMPEGTVHVSASMGIAVFPNLASTLEQLFDRADYALYHAKKTRRGDAVLFDAEHEKQINIEARIEHLLKQRDMENELAVVFQPIVDIRDGKTAGFEALARWHSPVLGQVPPAQFFSIAERAGIVSSLTRPLLRNALASASRWAPPLRLSFNLSAHDLNSREGVLSLIGIIENSGFDARRLDLEITETAFAHDFEQVRQSVEMLRRLGCGISLDDFGTGYSSLTRLHALPLTKIKIDRSFVTDLHEKPASYKIVKSLLTLSRDMGLECVVEGVETRQELAALESLGATLVQGYIYAPPLQEQDVDEFLSEGRIRRAVP from the coding sequence ATGAAAATACTAACTGCCAAACAGAAATTGCAGCATTTCATGTCCGTCCGGTCTGACAATCCGGACCTGCTGAAAGCACAGTATCGCGCCTTTACCCGGCAGATGCCGATGATGTATTTCATATTGCTTTCAAGCACATGGGCGCTCGCCATCACACATATGCGACTGGCGCCGTTTTGGTTGACCATCGGAGTTCCCGCCCTTTTCACGCTTGGCTGCATGCTCAGGGTCGCGTTCTGGTGGAGGACCCGCGGCATCGATCCCCAGCCGAAGGTTGCCCATGCGGCACTGCAGCGCACAAACCGCCTGGCGGTCGGCATAGCCATGGTATTCACGCTCTGGTCTTTTCTGCTGGTGCCCTATGGGGATGCCTATACGCAATCGCACGTCGCCTTCTACATGGCGATTACCGTTATTTCCTGTATTTTCTGTCTGATGTATGTGCGCTCTGCCGCCTTCATAGTCACCGTCATCGTCAACGGCGCGTTCATCATCTTCTTTCTGGCGTCACGACAGCCGACATTCATCGCCATTGCCATCAATGTGCTGCTGGTCTGCGCCGGCATGATGTCCATCCTCCTGACCAATTACCGCAATTTCGAGCGCATGGTGGTTTCGCAACAGCGCACGGAAGCGCTCAGCAACGAGAATCTTCTGCTTGCCAATATGGACAGCCTGACGGAACTGCCCAATCGCCGCGCCTTTTTCACCCATCTGGAAACCGAACTGGAAAAAGCCAGGGCGACCGGAACCCGGCTGGCGCTTGGTGTCATTGATCTCGACGGCTTCAAGCCGGTCAACGACCTCTATGGACATTCGGTGGGAGACAGGCTGCTGGTCAATGTCAGCAAACGACTTACCGCCACCTTGAAAGCCAGCAGGGCGTTCCGGTTGGGTGGCGACGAATTTGCCATTGTCGCACCCGTCATACTCGACGATGCACAGCTCGTTGCCAATGCAAATGCTATCTCGGAACAGCTGCGGGCACCCTACCACATGCCCGAAGGCACGGTACATGTGTCCGCCTCGATGGGGATAGCCGTCTTTCCAAATCTTGCCTCCACGCTTGAACAGCTTTTCGACCGCGCGGATTATGCCCTTTACCACGCCAAGAAGACCCGGCGCGGAGATGCTGTCCTGTTTGACGCGGAACACGAAAAACAGATCAATATCGAAGCCCGCATCGAACATCTGCTCAAGCAGCGCGACATGGAAAACGAGCTTGCAGTCGTGTTCCAGCCGATCGTCGACATACGCGATGGAAAGACCGCCGGTTTTGAAGCGCTGGCGCGCTGGCATAGCCCGGTCCTCGGCCAGGTTCCACCTGCGCAATTTTTCTCCATTGCCGAGCGGGCCGGCATCGTCAGCTCCCTGACCCGGCCTCTTCTCAGAAACGCTCTCGCTTCTGCATCGCGGTGGGCCCCACCCCTCAGGCTGTCGTTCAATCTCTCCGCCCACGACCTCAATTCCCGCGAAGGCGTGCTGTCATTGATCGGCATCATCGAAAACAGCGGTTTCGACGCGCGGCGTCTGGATCTGGAAATTACCGAGACGGCCTTTGCACATGATTTCGAGCAGGTCAGGCAGTCGGTCGAAATGTTGCGACGGCTCGGCTGCGGCATTTCACTGGACGATTTCGGCACCGGCTATTCCAGCCTGACGCGGCTTCACGCCCTTCCCCTCACCAAGATCAAGATCGACCGCAGCTTCGTTACGGATCTGCATGAAAAACCAGCGAGCTACAAGATCGTGAAATCCCTTCTCACCCTCAGCAGGGATATGGGACTGGAATGCGTTGTGGAAGGCGTCGAGACGCGACAGGAACTCGCAGCCCTCGAAAGCCTCGGCGCCACGCTGGTGCAGGGTTATATTTATGCGCCGCCGCTGCAGGAGCAGGATGTCGATGAGTTTCTCTCGGAAGGGCGCATCAGGCGCGCCGTGCCGTAG
- a CDS encoding type VI secretion system amidase effector protein Tae4: MRVNFDTLYANYPSSEPSHSNYISQRDLFTEIGWEDYIGNPNYHNTCAIRVSIALVKSGINIVPSSHRIQKGPYAGKGIEVNMRRLATLLKRTSYLGEPEPFTPATARNGIGARNGVVAFNNIPGYSGGGHIDLVRGGAEAAQCASACYYNSETIWFWPLQASRVS, encoded by the coding sequence ATGCGCGTTAACTTTGACACTCTGTACGCCAATTATCCGAGCAGCGAGCCGTCACATTCCAACTATATCAGCCAGCGTGATCTTTTCACGGAAATCGGCTGGGAAGATTATATCGGCAATCCGAACTATCATAATACCTGCGCGATCCGCGTCAGCATCGCCCTGGTGAAGTCGGGCATCAACATCGTGCCTTCCTCTCACCGCATCCAGAAGGGCCCCTATGCCGGGAAAGGCATCGAGGTCAATATGCGTCGCCTTGCCACTCTTCTGAAAAGGACGAGCTATCTCGGCGAACCCGAACCCTTTACGCCCGCAACGGCCCGCAACGGCATCGGCGCGCGCAACGGCGTCGTGGCATTCAACAATATTCCGGGCTATAGCGGCGGCGGTCATATCGATCTCGTGCGCGGTGGTGCAGAAGCTGCCCAGTGCGCATCGGCCTGCTATTATAATTCGGAAACGATCTGGTTCTGGCCGCTTCAAGCCAGCCGCGTATCCTGA
- a CDS encoding Rap1a/Tai family immunity protein, which produces MRSQFAFLVSVPFVLALSGFSSAGAAERTWIYSGTELKQAIEGKLAPEVSDPEMRRLVSVAKSSAYIAGVADLTSGSDWCGAGTVAPHELTDRIYTYLGDIPAEKLDEQAAILVREALASSFPCEPKSN; this is translated from the coding sequence ATGCGCTCCCAATTCGCATTTCTTGTTTCCGTACCATTTGTCTTGGCCCTGTCCGGGTTTTCATCAGCCGGTGCGGCGGAACGGACCTGGATATACTCCGGTACCGAACTCAAGCAGGCAATCGAGGGAAAGCTTGCGCCGGAAGTGTCCGATCCGGAAATGCGCCGGCTGGTTTCCGTCGCGAAATCCAGCGCCTACATCGCCGGCGTCGCCGATCTGACAAGCGGATCGGACTGGTGCGGTGCCGGCACCGTGGCGCCCCATGAGCTTACCGACCGGATCTACACCTATCTCGGCGATATCCCTGCGGAAAAACTGGATGAACAGGCAGCCATTCTCGTGCGGGAGGCGCTTGCGTCCTCCTTTCCCTGTGAGCCGAAAAGTAACTAG
- a CDS encoding Hcp family type VI secretion system effector, whose amino-acid sequence MPIYLQIDGIQGDATHEEHRKWMDIEAIHWNVARNMNTSAGSAANREASEPTISEVILTKVSDSSSTKLFQEACAGRTGKLATIHLVTTGNPGNTYIEYLLTNTLIASYSVDSSGDRPVETIKLNFTKLEVKYTPFDDNNSPQSPMIASYDLATTKAA is encoded by the coding sequence ATGCCAATTTATCTGCAGATTGACGGTATCCAGGGCGACGCCACGCACGAAGAACACCGCAAGTGGATGGACATTGAAGCCATTCACTGGAACGTGGCCCGCAACATGAACACCTCTGCTGGTTCTGCTGCAAACCGCGAAGCTTCCGAACCGACGATTTCGGAAGTCATTCTGACCAAGGTTAGCGATTCTTCTTCCACCAAGCTTTTCCAGGAAGCTTGCGCAGGCCGTACCGGCAAGCTCGCAACGATCCATCTGGTGACCACGGGCAACCCGGGCAACACCTATATCGAGTACCTGCTGACGAATACGCTTATCGCCAGCTACTCGGTGGATTCCAGCGGCGACCGCCCGGTTGAGACCATCAAGCTCAACTTCACCAAACTGGAAGTGAAGTACACGCCGTTCGACGACAACAACTCGCCGCAGTCTCCGATGATCGCCTCCTACGATCTGGCGACGACCAAGGCCGCCTGA
- the tssH gene encoding type VI secretion system ATPase TssH, giving the protein MSHIDLNRLIEALEPDLRVTLEAAASIAVRMGHRYVDIPHWLLAVVDAGMYAETFEELKIPLPVLQAEIGRSLGEAIIGDGEALSLSQNVLTAGREAWVLASLEAGRNRVTLCDLLLAMDEETSLRSFVRSAFPSLKAMDRAALERLRSSVEEGAGGDVSSVPASSGPATGQNDFLRLYTQDMTADARSGKVDPVIGRDDELRQLVDILTRRRQNNPILVGEAGVGKTAVAEALALEIASGNVPEKLRNVRLLNLDISLLQAGAGVKGEFERRLHGVIDAVKRSAEPVILFIDEAHGLVGAGGAAGQGDAANILKPALARGEVRTVAATTWSEYKKYFEKDAALTRRFQPVHVREPDEATAIRMLRGVADTFVSHHNVTVRDEAIVAAVQLSARYMPARQLPDKAVSLLDTAAAAVSLARQTLPERLRAMESERRLLSDELNWLLREPQDEDMQGRIQSIRDELERLEGGIDDLRGRYDAEMAELAALGEEQPAQQTGASNVSLLRPAGEAQPTNTERREAQPANTERLVPTVVDRDAIASVVSRWTGIPLGKLLADQIESARTLDDRMRQRVVGQDAAIARIADAMRTARAGLSDPRRPPAVFFLVGMSGTGKTETALSLADLLYGGNSHLTTINMSEFKEEHKVSLLLGSPPGYVGFGEGGVLTEAVRRRPFGVLLLDEIDKAHPGVQDIFYQVFDKGVLRDGEGRDVDFKNTTIFMTANTGSELLSALSADPETMPEGEALEALLMPELTKQFKPAFLGRTIILPFMPLGTEELSRIVDMQIGKIRDRVLATYGADLTLSDAARDALVARAGASDIGARAIEIMIGKDLLPPLSSFFLEKVVAGERVGQVTVDFDGNRFGIRAEAAGETNEFVATERVGMDEVAASEGSTRRMRH; this is encoded by the coding sequence ATGTCGCATATCGATCTCAATCGCCTCATTGAAGCGCTTGAGCCTGACCTGCGCGTTACCCTTGAAGCCGCGGCTTCTATCGCGGTGCGCATGGGTCACAGGTACGTGGATATCCCGCATTGGCTGCTGGCGGTTGTAGATGCCGGTATGTATGCGGAAACATTCGAGGAATTAAAGATTCCACTTCCGGTATTGCAGGCTGAAATCGGCCGCAGTCTGGGGGAGGCCATTATTGGAGACGGCGAAGCGTTGTCGCTCTCCCAGAACGTCCTGACCGCCGGCCGGGAGGCATGGGTTCTTGCTTCCCTGGAGGCTGGACGCAACCGGGTAACGCTTTGCGACCTGCTGCTGGCGATGGATGAGGAAACCTCACTTCGCTCCTTCGTCCGCTCTGCATTTCCGTCGCTGAAGGCAATGGATCGGGCCGCGCTCGAGCGCCTTCGCAGTTCGGTTGAAGAGGGCGCAGGCGGGGATGTTTCTTCCGTGCCCGCGAGTTCCGGACCGGCCACCGGCCAGAACGATTTTCTGCGCCTTTATACCCAGGATATGACTGCGGATGCCCGCAGTGGCAAGGTCGATCCGGTTATCGGCCGCGATGACGAGCTGCGCCAACTCGTTGATATTCTGACGCGCCGCCGACAGAACAATCCCATTCTGGTGGGCGAGGCGGGCGTCGGCAAAACGGCGGTTGCGGAAGCGCTGGCGCTGGAGATCGCCTCAGGAAACGTTCCGGAAAAATTGCGTAACGTTCGCCTGTTGAACCTCGATATTTCGTTGCTTCAGGCCGGCGCCGGTGTGAAGGGCGAGTTCGAACGACGCCTTCATGGCGTGATCGATGCGGTAAAGCGCTCTGCCGAACCTGTCATCCTGTTCATTGACGAGGCGCATGGACTTGTCGGTGCGGGCGGCGCTGCCGGTCAGGGTGATGCGGCCAATATTCTTAAACCCGCACTCGCAAGAGGCGAGGTGCGGACCGTCGCGGCGACGACGTGGAGCGAATACAAGAAATACTTCGAAAAGGATGCCGCGCTGACGCGTCGTTTCCAGCCCGTGCATGTGCGCGAGCCGGACGAGGCGACCGCGATACGGATGTTGCGCGGGGTGGCCGATACCTTCGTCAGCCATCACAATGTCACCGTTCGTGACGAGGCGATCGTGGCGGCGGTGCAGCTATCCGCGCGTTACATGCCCGCAAGGCAATTGCCCGACAAGGCCGTCAGCCTGCTCGATACGGCCGCCGCTGCCGTATCGCTGGCGCGGCAGACCCTGCCGGAGCGGCTGCGCGCCATGGAAAGCGAACGGCGTCTTCTGTCCGATGAGTTGAACTGGCTTCTGCGTGAACCGCAGGACGAAGACATGCAGGGTCGCATCCAGTCGATACGCGACGAGCTTGAGAGGCTTGAAGGCGGGATCGATGATCTGCGTGGTCGTTACGATGCAGAAATGGCCGAACTGGCGGCGCTGGGCGAAGAGCAGCCGGCGCAGCAAACCGGCGCATCGAATGTCTCGCTTCTCCGACCTGCCGGGGAGGCGCAGCCGACAAATACCGAAAGAAGAGAGGCGCAGCCGGCAAATACCGAAAGACTTGTGCCGACGGTGGTCGACCGGGATGCAATCGCATCCGTGGTATCCCGATGGACGGGTATTCCGCTTGGCAAACTCCTGGCGGACCAGATCGAGAGCGCGCGCACGCTGGATGATCGCATGCGTCAGCGTGTCGTGGGACAGGATGCGGCGATTGCCCGGATTGCCGATGCCATGCGCACCGCCCGCGCCGGCTTGTCCGATCCGCGTCGCCCGCCCGCCGTGTTTTTCCTCGTCGGCATGTCCGGAACGGGCAAGACCGAAACCGCGCTGTCGCTGGCGGATCTGCTTTATGGCGGCAACAGCCATCTGACGACGATCAACATGTCGGAGTTCAAGGAGGAGCACAAGGTTTCGCTGCTTCTCGGCTCGCCACCCGGCTATGTCGGTTTCGGTGAGGGTGGTGTGCTGACCGAGGCGGTGCGCCGCAGGCCGTTCGGCGTTCTGCTCCTGGATGAAATCGACAAGGCCCATCCCGGCGTCCAGGATATCTTCTATCAGGTATTCGACAAGGGTGTGCTTCGCGATGGCGAGGGCCGCGATGTCGATTTCAAGAACACCACGATCTTCATGACGGCCAATACCGGCTCGGAACTGCTTTCGGCGCTTTCCGCCGATCCCGAGACCATGCCGGAAGGTGAGGCGCTGGAAGCGCTTCTGATGCCGGAGCTGACGAAACAGTTCAAGCCCGCTTTCCTCGGGCGCACGATCATCCTGCCCTTCATGCCGCTGGGCACGGAGGAGCTGTCGAGGATCGTGGATATGCAGATTGGCAAGATCAGGGACCGCGTCCTGGCAACATATGGCGCCGACCTGACCTTGTCCGATGCGGCGCGTGATGCGCTGGTGGCGCGCGCCGGTGCGAGCGACATCGGCGCACGCGCCATTGAAATCATGATCGGCAAGGATCTCCTGCCGCCTCTTTCCAGCTTTTTCCTTGAAAAGGTCGTTGCCGGGGAGCGGGTCGGGCAGGTCACTGTCGATTTTGACGGAAACAGGTTCGGCATTCGTGCCGAAGCGGCTGGGGAAACGAATGAATTCGTCGCAACCGAAAGGGTTGGGATGGATGAAGTTGCCGCGTCGGAAGGGTCTACCCGACGCATGCGGCATTAG
- the tssA gene encoding type VI secretion system protein TssA, which produces MNAPHVKRDIEFLGDCGENIRIDARTREIYYRIKDERNQARTEERAASPQDNLKISSSWDSVSNLGLQIIYSESKDIEILAWLAEASLRLRGFHGLREIYDLCSDLFYNHWDSLRSISDDNDEEKFAPFAGLNGIGSEGTLVQPLRLAPLIPGGKFAEHSLWDFQLAQRPNEGKRREELYRAASEAGVAAMSSHLSEVNACLASFDAIMAVLTERCGQSAPPSSNIRNTLIEAAAAIRTLGGRDLEPAPVEQAPAAIAGTDESGQPVIRAAVVSPEGISSRDEAFETLLSVARYFRRTEPHSPISLSIETLVRRGRMDFSELLAELLPEAQVRNAVLTAAGIKPGGENNGK; this is translated from the coding sequence TTGAACGCGCCGCATGTTAAAAGAGATATAGAATTTTTGGGAGATTGCGGAGAAAATATCCGCATCGACGCAAGAACGCGTGAAATATACTATAGAATTAAGGATGAAAGAAACCAGGCACGGACAGAAGAGCGCGCTGCATCCCCACAAGATAACTTGAAGATCTCCAGTAGCTGGGACAGTGTCAGCAATCTTGGATTGCAGATTATATATTCCGAAAGCAAGGATATCGAAATATTGGCATGGCTTGCGGAAGCAAGCCTGAGGCTGCGTGGATTTCACGGCCTACGTGAAATCTATGATCTTTGCAGCGATCTTTTTTACAACCACTGGGACTCATTGCGGTCAATCAGTGACGATAATGACGAAGAAAAATTTGCACCTTTTGCGGGATTGAACGGCATTGGCAGCGAAGGCACGCTTGTTCAGCCGCTTCGCCTCGCGCCCCTGATCCCGGGAGGGAAATTCGCCGAGCACAGTCTCTGGGATTTCCAGCTGGCGCAGCGGCCGAACGAGGGCAAACGTCGCGAGGAACTGTATCGGGCAGCCTCCGAGGCGGGCGTTGCCGCCATGTCCTCGCATCTGTCGGAGGTGAATGCCTGTCTCGCCTCGTTTGACGCAATCATGGCAGTTCTGACAGAGCGCTGCGGCCAGTCCGCTCCGCCGAGTTCCAACATACGCAACACGCTTATCGAGGCGGCTGCCGCCATTCGCACGCTGGGCGGGCGGGACCTGGAGCCGGCACCGGTAGAACAGGCGCCGGCCGCGATTGCGGGCACCGATGAAAGCGGGCAACCCGTCATACGCGCCGCCGTGGTCTCGCCGGAGGGCATATCCTCACGCGACGAGGCATTTGAAACTCTTCTTTCGGTTGCGCGTTACTTTCGCCGTACCGAGCCGCATTCACCGATCTCGCTCTCCATCGAAACGCTGGTTCGCAGGGGACGCATGGATTTCTCGGAACTGCTGGCGGAGCTTCTGCCTGAAGCGCAGGTCCGCAACGCCGTTCTGACGGCCGCCGGAATCAAACCCGGCGGAGAAAACAACGGAAAATAA